In the genome of Flavobacterium panacagri, one region contains:
- a CDS encoding DoxX family protein, whose product MKTTKIIFWTTTILIFLFEGVMPALTSQTELAKEGIKHLGYPEYFGNALVVFKILGVLALIIPQVPGRIKEWAYAGFAFDFIFASISHFAVDGIDFQGFFPLIVLAILVVSYVTYHKIQRYNNIAL is encoded by the coding sequence ATGAAAACAACCAAAATCATTTTCTGGACTACTACCATCCTTATCTTTTTATTTGAAGGTGTTATGCCGGCTTTAACTTCTCAGACTGAATTAGCGAAAGAAGGAATAAAACATCTTGGCTATCCGGAATACTTCGGAAATGCATTAGTCGTTTTTAAAATTCTTGGCGTTTTAGCTTTAATAATTCCACAAGTTCCAGGACGTATTAAAGAATGGGCTTATGCTGGATTTGCATTCGACTTTATTTTTGCATCAATCAGCCACTTTGCGGTAGACGGAATTGATTTTCAAGGTTTCTTCCCACTAATTGTTCTTGCCATTTTAGTAGTTTCTTATGTGACTTATCATAAAATACAGCGTTATAATAATATCGCGCTCTAA
- a CDS encoding DinB family protein yields MKSAVQNTILETYTKLNDILEYFSPEEINVVPIEGSWTGGQTVQHIILACSGIPMLFAGKTEKTTRKPDENVKQLDAIFLDFTTQYQSPENIKPPEIDYEKSTLTASVKKIQNDLFEAAETYDLTLICLDAKIPGFENFTIYEWLHFAIVHTQRHTHQLKSIYEILKKK; encoded by the coding sequence ATGAAAAGTGCTGTCCAAAATACTATTTTAGAAACCTACACTAAGTTGAATGATATTCTTGAATATTTTTCTCCAGAAGAAATTAATGTAGTTCCCATTGAAGGAAGCTGGACTGGCGGACAAACGGTACAGCATATTATTTTGGCATGTTCTGGAATTCCGATGTTATTTGCTGGAAAAACCGAAAAAACAACTCGTAAACCAGATGAAAATGTCAAACAACTCGATGCTATATTTTTAGACTTTACTACCCAATACCAATCTCCCGAAAATATAAAACCTCCTGAAATTGATTATGAAAAAAGTACTTTGACGGCTTCTGTCAAAAAGATTCAAAATGATTTGTTTGAAGCGGCAGAAACTTACGATTTAACATTGATTTGTCTGGATGCTAAAATTCCTGGTTTTGAAAATTTCACTATTTATGAGTGGCTTCACTTTGCCATAGTGCACACACAAAGACATACGCATCAGTTAAAATCGATTTATGAAATTCTCAAGAAAAAATAA
- a CDS encoding DUF1440 domain-containing protein produces the protein MRSKVKTIVSSGLVAGTLDITAAILIYSVILHKTTAEKILRSIASGIFKKEAYTSGIEMTFFGLGLHFLITFIFAWFYFKIFPYIPFFKINTLLSGIAYGFFIWVVMNLLVLPIVFPVLPEKNLDFALLLSILLVIFCVGVPIAFITRIYYAKWY, from the coding sequence ATGAGATCAAAAGTCAAAACCATAGTTTCATCTGGTTTAGTAGCCGGTACATTAGATATTACAGCCGCTATTTTAATTTATTCCGTGATTCTTCATAAAACAACAGCCGAAAAAATCCTGCGGTCTATCGCAAGCGGTATCTTTAAAAAAGAAGCCTATACCAGCGGAATAGAGATGACTTTTTTTGGACTGGGTCTTCATTTCTTAATTACTTTTATATTTGCCTGGTTTTATTTTAAGATCTTTCCTTATATTCCGTTCTTTAAAATAAATACATTATTATCCGGAATCGCTTATGGTTTCTTTATCTGGGTGGTAATGAATTTACTTGTACTTCCGATAGTTTTTCCTGTTTTGCCAGAAAAGAATTTAGACTTTGCATTATTGCTTTCCATATTGCTTGTAATTTTTTGTGTTGGTGTACCCATAGCTTTTATAACACGCATATATTACGCTAAATGGTATTAA
- a CDS encoding glycosyltransferase, whose translation MKTISNKSKIVFLSTFPPTQCGIATYTQDTIKGITDVYGKSIQCEICELVFEPKEHPTQAYTLNTKNREEYAKVAEEINKDEAVKLVHIQHEFGLFSGNYGDHLLDFLNAIKVPVTYTFHSVIPNPNDELKTFVKLLLTYSNSVFVMTNKSKEILINDYDINEEIITCVPHGTHIVVYETPETAKERLNIQDRLVLSTFGLLGEGKNIETGLQALPKIVEKAPNALYLIIGKTHPNLIKDGKDPYRDTLEGIVKELKLENNVRFVNQYLDTDELLEYLKATDIYMFTSKDPNQAVSGTFSYAMGCACPIVASKIPHTTEVLTADSGILCDIGNPDQFAAAAIKLIEDENLRHEMGINSFTKMRASSWENVAITQMNTYKKLIENPAEIKFSYPDIQLRHIKKLTTELGIIQFSKISIPDLESGYTLDDNARALVAFCMHYKQTQDKEDLGYILIYLDFIQRCQQPKGNFINYVDQENREHVEQNAEVNLEDSNARAIWALGTVVSISDILPEAISKKAAKCLLHSLKWAETIQSPRSIGFATKGLYLYHSTIPNLYVAAIINKLNAKLLANYEDTATEDWQWFENYLTYGNGILPESMLYAYLITNKPVYKKVALDSLDFLISKTFPNGNFKAISNQSWHHKGSEPQEYGEQPIDVTYTIMTLNAFYNEFKTPQYKKKMKAAFNWFLGKNHLNQIMYNPVSGGGYDGLEKHNVNLNQGAESTVCYLTARLLMEKLAMSQSKVIPLIKNRSGIAINS comes from the coding sequence ATGAAAACAATATCAAATAAATCAAAAATAGTTTTTTTATCTACTTTTCCGCCAACGCAATGCGGCATAGCAACTTATACTCAAGATACCATTAAAGGAATTACAGATGTTTACGGTAAATCTATTCAATGCGAAATTTGTGAACTTGTTTTTGAACCAAAAGAACATCCTACACAAGCTTATACCCTGAACACAAAAAACAGAGAAGAATATGCTAAAGTAGCTGAAGAAATCAATAAAGACGAAGCTGTAAAATTAGTTCACATTCAGCATGAGTTTGGTTTGTTTTCAGGGAATTACGGAGATCATCTTTTAGATTTTTTAAATGCCATAAAAGTACCTGTTACCTATACTTTTCACAGCGTCATTCCAAATCCAAATGACGAATTGAAAACATTTGTAAAACTGCTTTTGACTTATAGCAACTCGGTTTTTGTAATGACCAATAAATCTAAAGAAATCCTAATTAACGACTACGATATCAATGAAGAAATAATTACTTGCGTGCCTCACGGAACTCATATCGTTGTTTATGAAACTCCAGAAACGGCAAAAGAAAGATTAAACATTCAGGACAGATTAGTATTATCTACTTTCGGACTTTTAGGCGAAGGGAAAAATATAGAAACAGGATTACAGGCGCTTCCAAAAATTGTAGAAAAAGCACCAAATGCTTTGTATCTAATTATTGGCAAAACACATCCTAATTTAATTAAAGACGGGAAAGATCCTTATCGTGATACATTGGAAGGCATTGTTAAAGAATTAAAGCTTGAAAATAATGTTCGTTTCGTAAATCAATATTTAGATACTGATGAACTTTTAGAGTATTTGAAAGCTACAGATATTTATATGTTTACCTCTAAAGATCCAAATCAGGCGGTTAGCGGCACTTTTTCTTATGCGATGGGTTGTGCTTGTCCGATTGTAGCTTCTAAAATTCCGCATACCACAGAAGTTCTAACTGCAGATTCTGGAATTTTATGTGATATTGGAAATCCAGATCAATTTGCAGCTGCAGCTATTAAATTAATTGAAGATGAAAACTTGAGACATGAAATGGGGATTAATTCATTTACCAAAATGAGAGCCTCTTCATGGGAAAATGTTGCAATCACACAAATGAATACGTATAAAAAATTAATTGAAAATCCGGCAGAAATAAAATTCAGTTATCCTGACATTCAATTACGACATATCAAAAAACTAACAACAGAATTAGGTATTATCCAATTCAGTAAAATTTCAATTCCAGATTTAGAGTCTGGATATACGCTTGACGATAACGCCAGAGCATTAGTTGCTTTCTGTATGCATTACAAACAAACTCAGGATAAAGAAGATTTAGGTTATATTTTAATCTATTTAGATTTTATTCAACGCTGCCAGCAGCCAAAAGGAAATTTCATCAATTACGTAGATCAGGAAAATCGTGAACATGTGGAGCAAAATGCCGAAGTGAATTTAGAAGATTCAAACGCAAGAGCCATCTGGGCTCTAGGAACTGTAGTTTCGATTTCAGATATTCTTCCTGAAGCGATTTCTAAAAAGGCAGCAAAATGTTTACTGCATTCTTTAAAATGGGCAGAAACCATTCAATCTCCACGCTCAATAGGATTTGCAACTAAAGGTTTGTATTTATATCATTCCACAATTCCTAATTTGTATGTAGCCGCAATTATCAATAAACTAAATGCAAAACTACTGGCCAATTACGAGGATACGGCAACAGAAGACTGGCAGTGGTTTGAAAATTATCTAACATACGGAAATGGAATTCTTCCAGAATCAATGCTTTATGCTTATTTAATTACAAACAAACCCGTTTACAAGAAAGTAGCTTTAGATTCGTTAGATTTCTTAATTTCTAAAACGTTTCCAAACGGAAATTTTAAAGCCATATCCAATCAAAGTTGGCATCACAAAGGATCAGAACCGCAAGAATACGGAGAACAACCAATTGATGTAACGTACACAATTATGACTTTAAATGCATTTTATAATGAATTTAAAACACCGCAGTACAAAAAGAAAATGAAAGCGGCTTTTAACTGGTTTTTAGGTAAAAATCATTTGAACCAGATTATGTATAATCCAGTAAGCGGCGGTGGTTATGACGGACTTGAAAAACACAATGTAAATTTAAATCAAGGTGCCGAATCTACAGTTTGCTATTTAACAGCGAGATTATTAATGGAGAAATTAGCCATGTCACAATCTAAAGTGATTCCGTTAATAAAAAACCGATCAGGAATTGCTATCAATTCATAA